Within Blastocatellia bacterium, the genomic segment TGAGCATATTGCGCACAGAGTATCGCTGTTCACCGTTGCGCCCGTCGAACACATCGGCCAGCGCGTTGATGATCTCCGGCTCCGGGTCGTCATACCCAAAGAACGTGAACAGGCGGTATCCCAAGAATCGCCCACACGCGCTCTGTGTCTGTCCTGGATTACGATGCCGGACAATGATGTCGAACAATTGCTCGCCGCTGCCACGAAACGTCACGCCCAGCACGGTGTAAGGACCTAGATCATGCTGCGCTGCGTCGAACTGGAACATCCGGGGATAATCACCCGGACGTGTTGGATCAGCCGGTCGTACCGACCAGCCGGTCAACGCGCGCGAAGCCTGACGCACATCCTGTTCAGTGTAGTTGGGAATCTTGGCGACGACATCTTCCACGCCCAGCGAAAACAGCTCCAACAGCTCACGCGCGTAATTCTCGTTGCTGCCGACTTCATCGTTGAGTCGCCGGTTGAGGCGATTATCGAGCCAGTAACCCATGGCCGGGTCCTTGCTCAAATAAAGTAGCATCTGCCGAAAATTCCCAACCGGAAAAGGATTGCCCGGTGAAGGACGACTCACCTGTCCATTGTCCGGCTCGAAGTTGCCGCGAAACAGCTCGTTTTGCAGATACATTTGCCGCACATCGCCGACCCCTTGCGCAGATGTAGCGAATAATCCGTGCCAGAACAGCACCATTTTTTCTTGCAGGGGTCGCGTTGTGGTGATCATGGCCTGGAGCCACCACTGCGTGAGCAACGTCATGAAATCGAATGAGGCATACTGATCGCTGGGCGGCGGCGCAAGATTGTCTGGCACGCGCTCGAAATGAACCATTTCATCGGCCAACGCGTGCAACCCACGCGCCACGCCTCGTTCAATCTCTTCGGGTCGGGCTGCAAACCCGGCGCGGCGCAGTAGGTGGGCTACCTTGTCCGATTCATTCAATGGCATCAGCAACCTTCCCTTCGAGCATCACTCAACCGCACGCGTGCTCTGCTTGCT encodes:
- a CDS encoding DUF1800 domain-containing protein — translated: MPLNESDKVAHLLRRAGFAARPEEIERGVARGLHALADEMVHFERVPDNLAPPPSDQYASFDFMTLLTQWWLQAMITTTRPLQEKMVLFWHGLFATSAQGVGDVRQMYLQNELFRGNFEPDNGQVSRPSPGNPFPVGNFRQMLLYLSKDPAMGYWLDNRLNRRLNDEVGSNENYARELLELFSLGVEDVVAKIPNYTEQDVRQASRALTGWSVRPADPTRPGDYPRMFQFDAAQHDLGPYTVLGVTFRGSGEQLFDIIVRHRNPGQTQSACGRFLGYRLFTFFGYDDPEPEIINALADVFDGRNGEQRYSVRNMLKAIFTPGNLVSEAFYSERAFRAHVKSPTEVLVSAFRLLRPSGLGEGSDASLQLALRRMGQALFFPPDVSGWKEGLNWINTTFMLARYNFAHDLMLNRASETSIDVAGLVRQQNLQTPEQVVDYFGRLLLQTPLSPFMRTTLIQYLRSNTYGPFDPTHQRTIDNKIRGLIYLIMATPEFQLS